The Coffea arabica cultivar ET-39 chromosome 2c, Coffea Arabica ET-39 HiFi, whole genome shotgun sequence genome includes the window CAATTAATTGCCCTGCCTCCTTCATCAATTGAAAAGCATCCCGGATGGCAGAGCAGTGGAGCGTGGAGGACAAGTCTGAACACACTCGTCTACACATGTTTGGTTGAGAAATCCTCTAGAAGTACAGGTAACATAACATTTGTAGCGGCAGCACTGATTTGGTGTATCTGGAACGCAATGCATGAGGCAATTGTTTGCACAGGTTTCGTTGATGAATCCCCCACGAGAACAGTTCACGTCGCATTTGTATCGGCAGCATTCATCAAGCGGCACAGCCTCAACTGTTGATGATTCTTTGTCCATCACTGACCGTGCTACTATTGCCACTGTCAACAGTGTCATGAGTTCTACAGCAATCTTCCCTGCCTCCATTTTTATCTACTGCTAGTTCTCTTCTTTGTGACTCGCTAAAGATAATTCATACTctatataataaagaaaagggtTCAAGAAGTTAATTCCAAGATTTGGGCATTTAATTGAGTAGCTTTGAATGGCATCAAATCAATTACACTTCATATGAGCAGTGTACAAATACCTTGCATACAATATGGTACAAGGCAACCTTGTGTATGTATTTCAGGCAGTAAATCTTGTTAATAAGTTGGCCAACAAACTATGGTCAGTGGGGACACTAACGGTACTTATTTGAGTCTAAATCGGTTCTCAAAAAACTGAGGAAAGATTGTaaatgtatttctttttcacatTATTTTACATTCCTTCTTTACCTAATTGTTAATGCCTTTTACAACAGGGATTAATGCTAATTTGATTTTGTTTCTATTTGAAGATTTTGTGGGTGTGTGTTAGTTCCTGTAGAGTAATTAACAAAATTAAATTGGGGGGAGAGGGGTGTTTGGGGACAACAGCCTACTTTCAACAACGCTATTGCTGGCTAACCATTTCTACGAAATTAAAAGCCAGACATGCTAATCTTTTCTAGCAATGATGCTTTGACCTTTCTGTATTTTGTTTTGGCATTTCACAAAAAGGACATACTTAAGgttaatcaaataaaaatccATGTCCTTAAGATCCATTGCAGTTGAAAAGCACATTAATCAGGTagtctttcctttttcccttaCCTCTAGTAATGAATTTCTTTTCATGAACATTAACCTCGTTaacaaatgtaaaaaaaatttttggcagCTAGACCACAATGGATAGGGTAAAAGTTGGAACAAAAGCTTAACTTCAGATCATGCATGTTCTCTCTTGATATCCGCATTAAATTTCTGACATGACGTTATGTCTTGTACCTGAAAAATTAACCAACGGCCATTTTGAATTATTGACCACCACAAATGCCTTTTAAGTGTTTTTGTGATAGAGTTTTTGGCTAAAATAATctacttttcaaaaaataatttcaaagtAATACTCTTTCAGATTTTATTCCCTTATTAATTTAGTTATTGCCATGTAGACTCTccatcaaaggaaaaaaataacttgtaaatattttgtttatatattacacagtttttctttatttagtGCCTTAAGGACATTCtgtaaacaaattaaaaaaggaaAGTGGATCCACAATTAGTGTTTTAAAATTGTTGATCACCCTCCAAATTACAATGATTTTGCcgaagaacttttttttttctgccatTATTCCTCCCTAGCTTTGTTCTTGACTATTATATCAcaagttcctttctttttttcttgttactTGCAATTCTATATATGGTAGTCTTCTAAGTTTGTATATTTTAAGAAGTTTCAAGATAAATAATAATCATAGTTTACGTGAACTATAAAAATTCCACTATAAGgggaaagaaaatttgaaaaaaattctcttgcattttttgacttatatcAAAAGACATATACATTCCAAAAaaataggagagagaaaatataACTAGCTCAGTGTTAGTATCAAAATTAACACGCTATATGAGCCAATCTAATGTGAGAAACACTGATTAACTCAATAATAGATAgagaaatatttttatttatctttagAATTGTACATAAGtagaaaaatttgaattattgaaaagttattaaAAATCTATTGACGTGGATTGTACCTCTTAATATAAGATGGAAATGTGAATACTTTCCATACTCAAAGTCCGTATGGCAACAAGTAGATTAACAAGGGAATATATTTTGAAAGTGCATTAATTTGGAAATAGTTTCAAAGAATGAGGTTATTGTAGAAATAGACTCTTTGTGATATGAGAGGTCAAGGATTTGATCATTACCTCTTATTACTTGTCACTAAAATATGACTTCTCTAAATCTAAACGAGTATATGATTCGATAGTAATTTAGTTCTCGTCGTTCCCCATGACTCAATTGAGCCCTCACTTAGACAGATCAGTTTAATTGTAGGAATAGGAATAATATAGAAAGCAtgaattgattaaaaaaaatgaaaaatatttatctAGACCCAATCTTGTGGATCATGTATGGTCTCACTGACGAACCCTTTAGTGGCCTATAAACTATACaagttttttttaatcaattaaCAACATTTATTCTATCCATCTAAATAAAATGGGTGTTTTGATATCGttctttgaattcttttaattgtAGGGTGCAAGATTTGAACCCCAACTTACAACTCAAAGAGTGATTTTAAATCCTTTTGGTGTCCATAAAATCAAAGATAACAAAATGTGCCAAACTTGCTTTCCCcctagaaaaatgaaaaaaaaaaatgttaaacttTAGTTATCAACGATCTTAATCCTTGGAACATTGCGTTTTGAgttgatttgcaatttttttttttttacaaaaattaaagGGAGGAAACTAAGGCTTTATTTATCATATGATCACTAATACAAGAGACCGAAATTTCAAACAGCACAAAAGCTTATCCGTAAAGCTTATTTTCCGAAAGAAAAAACTAGCCAGACGGCTTTGCATGAGATGCCGTTGCAATGGATTCTGGAGGACACTTCTTGAGACAATTCTCCACACATTGTTCATTGATAAACCCACCAAAATCACAGGCAACATCGCATCGGAAACGGCACTCGGAGCTTGGCGACTCCTTGCCGATGGGTTCGCCGTCCCCTGCTGAGCTTGCCATTGCCACCGTCAACAGTATAGTCAGACCTACGCTTACCGTTCTTGCCTCCATTTGAAGTAGCTCTCTTTTTATTACTCCTCTTTGCCTAACTTGAGACATCTGATATGATGACCACGAGGTATTTTATACTTTCAACACAAGATGCAAGAAGTTAATTCAAAGATTTGAGCaatgtaaattgaataattttGGATAATGTCAAATTTAATGAGTAGATTCTGACGCGTGATATTATCTTTACATCTATATATTTTATCCTAACAATATAAACATGCAAATCGGTTGGATGAACAGTGAATTTCGTCTCCTATCAACACCATTAGTGTGTGGATTCTTTGGTCATTTCACACGGATTTTATGCTAATGGGTTGCCACGGTTGCACATATTTTTTGGCTGCAATTCGTTGATACCTTTTTCCTGACCATGCTACCCTTGGATGTCACTTTTACCCCTGATGGAGTAATTATCCAAAAGAAATAGAGTTGGCTTTATGGTATTTTGGTTCGGTCCAACTCTTTCAGACACCTGCTGTATTATGACATGGCTAAGCTTCCAATTTTCCGGTGCGGCTAATTTAAACCGCTTCGCACATAAAGACTCTTTTATGTTCCGATGAATAGATTATTTCTGCACAAGTCTGCTTCCAAGATATCTGGATCTTTTCCATATAGTTATCTATAAggttaaattatttttgttttgctaaaaaaatgccaaaaatgtGGGCATGAATGAATGTATCACAAACAAGTAGAAAACTTCGGCAATAAAACCAGTGATCTGCATTGATGACTAACCACGCGATTCAGGGTGCTCAGGTATAAAGATTGAAACTGTTGCAAGTTTTTGTGACCATGGCACATTAGATTTTTAGTTGTGACTATGACCATATTCTAAAATCTCCTCACTTTTTGAAACTTACAGAGAAGGAAAATGAGGACAAAAGGTATGTTACTTGTCCTTGCGAGTTCAAGATACTAACATAGCAAATATCTTGTGGATTTGGAAATGCTCAAGACAATTAGTATCACAGGCAGACTAAATCAAGGAATTATCAAGTTAATCACATTGCTATACAGTTCGTTCATGCCATGCTTCATAATCTTTGGGAAGATTTTATAATAAAAGCTTAACAAGTATTAATGATATTTGCCATATGCAAGAAAACCTCTTTTTATGGTTCTTTGTCGTTGCTTATTTTGTATTCATTTTAGACTTTTACAAccatttatcatttttttttgttttcagaaCTAAAATCCTATTGTTTCACTTTTTCCTCCGCCACCAAATAGCATTTCTATAGATGTACCAttttcttggttgaacattatAGCTATGGTTCCTTTAAACATTGGTTAGGTAATGCAATCATGTCCCCTTATTCAGTTttgcttgctttctttttcaagtttacaCAAATAGGAAACCAAGAATAGCCATGGAAGGAAAGCAACCATGATTTCTACCCTCTATTGTTGTTCTCCTTACCAGTTGTTTCATCTAAGCCACTATCAGTACTGTGACCTCTGCCTCAATCTCTGCTCCCACTTCAGCTCAAGCTAACTGAGCTCTCAAAGAAAATAGAGAGCCAACTAAAACAACACAAAGCGAAAGGAACCTGCAAGCAGCAAAAATCCACTAAAGCATGCAAAACTAGAATAAATGCCCTCTTCATCCCCAGCTTCAAAAGCCTCCAACTGTTGTTATCAGCCTTTGCAGACCAAAGAATAAAAGCAGCAGAGACTCCACTCTTTTGTCAAGGTTATATTTTGGGTACATGTCAAATATGGCACATGGTTTAAAGCTCAGAACAACTGGAAGGgtgaaaaataaaactaaaccaTGCCGTTTGCACTAAATCCACATATCATCTACAACGTTGCCTCGAGCTCTTCCAAGTAGGATCGAATACACTATTGCCAACAATTTGGCATACGCTAATCTATGAATTTCTGCATTCTGTTCACATTTGTATTCATGCTCTATTAAATCCAGAAGAAACAAGCAGCGTCAAACATCTCATTTTTTCAAAGACAATAATCCTTGGCAAATCAAGTATATTTCTCTGGAGTATGACCTCGTAGCTTTAGGTCTCAACCATGCTGCCTTTTTGAAAAGGGGTTTGCAGATGTGGCTAAAATCTGCAAAGCAAATGATAATACTTCATAAGTATATTATACGCAAATTACTTCAGACCAATAAGAATAAACTGCTCTGAGTAACAGGAAAGCAACCTTTAACATCTTCACTCTCCAAAAGCTTTACAACAAGGTGGCCTCCAGGCAGCAGAATCCCACGATGCTCTGGATCAGAACCAGAGACATCTGATTGTTCCTTTTGTTCAACACTATCATCAGCTTGCACCAAGCCAGCCTCCCCAACAGCCAATTCAAGTGTTCGCATGCCCAATTCTGCAGACAAAGCTGCATCCCTAGCTCTGATCCCAGAAACCAGCGGACACATATCAGACACAATGACTGAGAACCCTTTTTGCTGCACAAAATTGGAACCAATTAAGGACCAGCTAAGGAGTTTGCCTCCAGAAAGCATAGAGCTGACTCACAGATATCATCACAAATGCAACTATGTCATGATGTCACATAGAGCTGCAGAATACAAGGACATCTACAATGCCGAGAAAGAGATGTGCATGTGCAAAATAAGGAGAAAATTTCCCTTTGTCTACAAACATAATTATTATTGCAATGCCAGAAGGTTCCGGGCCCCAAATCAAATTAGTAACATAATTCTTGGCATGATATAAGTAGCATATTTCTTCAGCAATCACTACAAGTATTTACTCTCGAGTCCATATGGTACAAGCAAAGAAAACAGACGTCTAGATTGCAACTAGGAAGACACATTTCTTGCCCAATAACTCCCCAATTCACTGCAACGTTGTTATCAACTCTGTCCAAATATTGGGTACTCCATCTATTATCATGGAATCCGTTGAGAGAAGGCCAAAACTCAGCTAACTCTAGAGAGGGAGGATCATCATAGATTCTTAATATATACTCTGTTCTTCTTAATCAGTGACGAAGATGACCAATGCACTTTCTAACTCAAGAAAAGAATCAAATAAATTTTCTATTTCAGTTAACCACAATATATCAGAAGTCAGAACTGCAAACATGAAACTCAATTTTTGACAATACCTTGGGGGAGAGAGCCCTAATTTGATCTTTGGGTAAGTTCATTACATCAGCACAAACAGTCTGAACCCTTGCATCACAATGCATTGACGGAACCTTCACCTTCTGCTCTGCACCACAGCCATAACTCTCATTAAGTCACAATCTCTCATTACCCCACCAAGCTTAACGAAACTACCAGCATACATTCACAAAATAAGTTTCACAaatacaccaagatataataaAGATTGGAACTTGACAGTAACCTTAAGATCGATCCCCACAACAGCCCCGCCTTTCTGTAATGGTCCCAAGCTCTGGCATGCCACCTGCATCGCAATTACAGATAAATAATCCTAAAAGCCATCCAAGAAGCCCACTTTTTTCTTCATCAATCCGAAAAAAACACCTACTTTAGATGAAAAGAAAGATCAAActatcaaaaaaagaaaaacggtAGAACCTGAAGCCAAGCACCAGGAGCACAGCCCAGGTCAAGAACAGAAGAACCAGGCGTTATCAATTTGTACTGTTTCTGCATTTGCAGCAACTGCCCTTCCCATCACAGAATTTGTAGTTTTTCAAAATGTCAGAGCATGACCAAATCCAACTACCAAATGGGTTTTTCTCGTAATGTGTTTAAGATTACAAATTTCATATTCAATTTGTTCTGGTAGCATTTCATATCCAGTTTTATGATCTCTTCATTTTTAGCTCTTTTGTGGGgaaaaaaattcaacaaaatttaCAGAAGTGGGGAAGGAGAAAAAATTGAACTGTACCTTGAAGGCAGAGCGAGCGACATAGCCAAGGCGTTGAGCTTCTCTGTAGAAGAAATCGGGCGATCCTGCTGCTCCACTCATGGTTCCTctccttttctgcttttgctgcTACATCCTTCTTGGGGGTTTAAAATAGGGCTTATGGAAATTATTTACGTTTTGAGACTTGAAAGTCTGGGGCGGGGTTAGGGATGTAATCGAACCGGGCTACTAGCGGATGTAATCGAACCGGGCTAGGATGTAATCGAACCGAGCTACTTGCGAGTAGCTCGGTCAAAAGCTTGACTCGAACTCGGTCAaatcgagttcgagtcgagttcgagcagcTCGATAAGGctgtcgagtcgagttcgagtatcCAGAAGCAATGCTCGAAGGTTCGACGAGCCTTATCgagtattttaattttaattatttaatatttttaattttaattatttaatatattattattataaaattacccTTATACCTAAAAGAATTATCGAATTTACGAAATGTTTCAagtcatataaaaattttaaaaggacAATAATgtctttttgcttaaaaaatattaagaaaataaaatttaataacTCGAACTCAAACgaactcgataaggctcgaaTGGATTCGAGCTCatgcgagtcgagctcgagtactgCGAGCAAgcttcgaactcgagctcgagcaccCTAACTGtatgtcgagtcgagctcgagtatggcgatactcgagctcgactcgactcgattacaaCCCTAGGTGGGGCTAGTCGATGTTGGATCAGGTCCGAAGAAAAAGTAACACATGCTacttcaaactcaacttggAGGCCCAAACGCAGAATTGGAGTTGCTAGACTCCAATTGCAATAAATTATCACAACTTGTCTTTTTGGTACAAAAAACAGGTTCCAAGATTAAATTTGAATTGTATTAAGATGCATCTTCCTTAGTATTATTCTGCATAACTGGCCATTTGGATAGCTCGAGCTGTCCGCTCCCCCTCCTTAGGGTATGGTGACCTTTCTGACTTGTCCGGGGTTCGAGTCCTATTGTTAACATGCTCGGTGTGGAGTGGGGCCCACGGGATAGCTCGAGCCGTCCGCTCCCCCTCCTTAGGGTATGGTGATCTTCTTGGCTTGTCCAGGGTTCGAGTCCCGTTGTTAATGTGCTCGGTGTGGAATGGGACCTCCTCTCCCGGGCcacaggggattagtcgggccccgtaagaATTGACCC containing:
- the LOC113725453 gene encoding uncharacterized protein isoform X1, which translates into the protein MSGAAGSPDFFYREAQRLGYVARSAFKLLQMQKQYKLITPGSSVLDLGCAPGAWLQVACQSLGPLQKGGAVVGIDLKKVKVPSMHCDARVQTVCADVMNLPKDQIRALSPKQKGFSVIVSDMCPLVSGIRARDAALSAELGMRTLELAVGEAGLVQADDSVEQKEQSDVSGSDPEHRGILLPGGHLVVKLLESEDVKDFSHICKPLFKKAAWLRPKATRSYSREIYLICQGLLSLKK
- the LOC113725453 gene encoding uncharacterized protein isoform X2, which gives rise to MSGAAGSPDFFYREAQRLGYVARSAFKVACQSLGPLQKGGAVVGIDLKKVKVPSMHCDARVQTVCADVMNLPKDQIRALSPKQKGFSVIVSDMCPLVSGIRARDAALSAELGMRTLELAVGEAGLVQADDSVEQKEQSDVSGSDPEHRGILLPGGHLVVKLLESEDVKDFSHICKPLFKKAAWLRPKATRSYSREIYLICQGLLSLKK
- the LOC113725453 gene encoding uncharacterized protein isoform X3, giving the protein MQKQYKLITPGSSVLDLGCAPGAWLQVACQSLGPLQKGGAVVGIDLKKVKVPSMHCDARVQTVCADVMNLPKDQIRALSPKQKGFSVIVSDMCPLVSGIRARDAALSAELGMRTLELAVGEAGLVQADDSVEQKEQSDVSGSDPEHRGILLPGGHLVVKLLESEDVKDFSHICKPLFKKAAWLRPKATRSYSREIYLICQGLLSLKK